From the Chitinolyticbacter meiyuanensis genome, one window contains:
- the narH gene encoding nitrate reductase subunit beta, whose protein sequence is MKIRAQVGMVLNLDKCIGCHTCSVTCKNVWTSRDGVEYAWFNNVETKPGIGYPKEWENQDKWQGGWVRDARGKLVPRQGGRLKILANLFANPNLPAIDDYYEPFTFDYEHLQHAPLSETPPTARPVSVLTGKKMDKIEWGPNWEDDLGGEFSSRSRDALFEGVQKEMYSTFENTFMMYLPRLCEHCLNPACVASCPSGSIYKREDDGIVLVDQDKCRGWRMCISGCPYKKIYFNWQSGKAEKCTFCFPRIEAGQPTVCSETCVGRIRYLGVLLYDADQIDAAASVANEQDLYEAQLTCFLDPHSPEVLAEARKQGIPESWLQAAQKSPVYKMAMEWKVAFPLHPEYRTLPMVWYIPPLSPIQSAAQNRQMPHTVVGDTIIPDVKSLRIPVRYLANLLTAGKEKPVIEALERMIAMRAYKRSEVVHGKGDETLIAPLGLDAATVEDMYQIMAIANYEDRFVIPSSHKELVEDSFNDKGSCGFTFGNGCSGGTSEGGLFGKKQQGSVIYVHMPKSRKAKEGV, encoded by the coding sequence ATGAAGATCCGCGCCCAGGTCGGCATGGTGCTGAACCTCGACAAATGCATCGGGTGCCACACCTGTTCGGTCACCTGCAAGAACGTCTGGACCAGCCGCGACGGTGTCGAGTACGCCTGGTTCAACAATGTGGAAACCAAGCCCGGCATCGGTTACCCGAAGGAATGGGAGAATCAGGACAAATGGCAGGGCGGCTGGGTAAGGGATGCGCGTGGCAAGCTGGTGCCGCGCCAGGGCGGCCGGCTGAAGATCCTGGCCAACCTGTTCGCCAATCCCAACCTGCCGGCGATCGACGACTACTACGAGCCGTTCACCTTCGACTACGAGCACCTGCAGCACGCACCGCTCTCCGAAACGCCGCCGACGGCGCGGCCAGTGTCGGTGCTCACCGGCAAGAAAATGGACAAGATCGAATGGGGCCCGAACTGGGAGGACGACCTCGGCGGCGAATTCAGCTCGCGCAGCCGCGATGCGCTGTTCGAAGGGGTGCAGAAGGAGATGTACAGCACCTTCGAGAACACCTTCATGATGTATCTGCCCCGCTTGTGCGAGCACTGCCTGAACCCGGCCTGTGTCGCATCATGCCCCTCGGGCTCGATCTACAAGCGCGAGGACGACGGCATCGTGCTAGTGGACCAGGACAAGTGCCGCGGCTGGCGCATGTGCATCTCGGGCTGTCCGTACAAGAAGATCTATTTCAACTGGCAGAGCGGCAAGGCCGAGAAGTGCACCTTCTGCTTCCCGCGGATCGAGGCGGGCCAGCCCACCGTGTGTTCGGAAACCTGCGTGGGCCGCATCCGCTACCTCGGCGTGCTGCTGTACGACGCCGACCAGATTGATGCCGCCGCCTCGGTGGCGAACGAGCAGGATCTGTACGAGGCGCAGCTGACCTGTTTCCTCGATCCGCATTCGCCCGAGGTGCTGGCCGAGGCACGCAAGCAGGGCATTCCGGAAAGCTGGCTGCAGGCCGCGCAGAAATCGCCGGTGTACAAGATGGCAATGGAGTGGAAGGTGGCGTTCCCGCTGCATCCCGAGTACCGCACGCTGCCGATGGTCTGGTACATCCCGCCGCTGTCGCCGATCCAGTCGGCTGCACAGAACCGGCAGATGCCGCACACGGTGGTTGGCGACACCATCATCCCCGATGTGAAGAGCCTGCGCATTCCTGTGCGCTACCTCGCCAACCTGCTCACCGCCGGCAAGGAGAAACCGGTGATCGAGGCGCTGGAACGGATGATTGCGATGCGTGCCTACAAGCGCAGCGAGGTAGTACACGGCAAGGGTGACGAGACGCTGATCGCACCGCTGGGGCTGGATGCGGCCACGGTCGAGGACATGTACCAGATCATGGCCATCGCCAACTACGAGGATCGCTTCGTGATCCCGTCCAGCCACAAGGAACTGGTCGAGGACAGCTTCAATGACAAGGGCAGCTGTGGCTTCACCTTCGGCAATGGCTGCTCCGGCGGCACCTCGGAAGGCGGGCTGTTCGGCAAGAAGCAGCAAGGCAGCGTGATCTATGTGCACATGCCCAAGTCACGCAAGGCGAAGGAGGGCGTATGA
- the narJ gene encoding nitrate reductase molybdenum cofactor assembly chaperone: MNITYRVLSALLSYPSTELRAAVDELDAALALHPDTHVTLWPLLDFLRGNNLIALQENYVATFDRNPAHALHLFEHLHGESRDRGEAMVDLLHEYQNRGFEPRSELGELPDYLPLFLEFLGQLSPEDAQLLLNDAIHVIAAIGERLTGCSSPYAAVFTVLRQLATVAPKPLREPPVRDMDELLETFGPAPDGTEPLLKPQPGGIQTVRFYPQGVKGAAATRP, translated from the coding sequence ATGAACATCACCTATCGCGTGCTGTCCGCGCTGCTGAGCTACCCGAGCACGGAATTGCGGGCGGCCGTCGACGAGCTCGATGCCGCGCTGGCACTCCACCCGGACACCCATGTCACGCTGTGGCCGCTGCTCGATTTCCTGCGCGGCAACAACCTGATCGCGCTGCAGGAAAACTACGTGGCCACCTTCGATCGCAACCCGGCGCACGCCCTGCACCTGTTCGAGCACCTGCATGGCGAAAGTCGCGATCGCGGCGAGGCCATGGTCGACCTGCTGCACGAATATCAGAACCGTGGCTTCGAGCCGCGCAGCGAGCTGGGGGAACTTCCCGACTACCTGCCGTTGTTCCTGGAATTCCTCGGCCAGCTGTCGCCCGAGGATGCTCAATTGCTGCTGAACGATGCCATCCATGTGATCGCCGCCATCGGCGAGCGGCTGACCGGGTGCAGCAGCCCGTATGCCGCCGTGTTCACAGTGCTGCGCCAGCTGGCCACGGTCGCTCCCAAGCCGCTGCGCGAGCCGCCGGTGCGCGACATGGATGAACTGCTGGAAACCTTCGGCCCCGCGCCGGATGGCACGGAGCCGTTGCTCAAACCGCAGCCCGGCGGCATCCAGACCGTGCGTTTCTATCCCCAAGGGGTGAAAGGTGCCGCCGCCACGCGCCCGTGA